The following proteins are co-located in the Carassius gibelio isolate Cgi1373 ecotype wild population from Czech Republic chromosome A21, carGib1.2-hapl.c, whole genome shotgun sequence genome:
- the LOC127942002 gene encoding septin-4-like: protein MVQASLSKNNLEKYVGIVSLPNQVQQKAVKRGFEFNLMVVGESGLGKSTLVNSLFLTNLYINRCMPDVSEKIARTVSITKNTVDIVEEGVNLRLTVIDTPGFGDALNNHESWKAAVYYVDQEMEKYRRNEIGLNRKNITDNRVHCCLYFISPHGHGLKPIDVNFMKALDQKVNIVPVLAKADSLTPKEISNMKAKILTEIDKFKIKIFQVPECDAENEDLFKQQTAEIKRSIPFAVIGSNTVAERNGRRVRARVYPWGIVEVENPSHSDFVHLRNMLIRTHMQDLEDVTWEMHYENYHAQCIQNMNHKVVLERKHSLCNQLRDSASDFPVPLMPVDRETERLIWEKDEELRRMQEVQERIQEQMHHGH, encoded by the exons AAATACGTTGGCATTGTGTCACTGCCAAACCAAGTCCAACAGAAAGCAGTGAAAAGGGGATTTGAGTTCAATCTGATGGTTGTTG gtGAGTCTGGCTTGGGCAAATCCACTCTTGTCAACAGCCTTTTCCTCACAAACCTCTATATAAATAGATGCATGCCTGATGTTTCAG AGAAGATAGCTCGGACAGTCTCGATAACAAAGAACACTGTAGACATTGTTGAAGAGGGAGTAAATCTAAGACTCACTGTTATTGACACCCCTGGTTTTGGAGATGCCCTTAATAATCATGAAAG CTGGAAGGCCGCAGTTTATTATGTAGACCAGGAGATGGAGAAGTACCGCAGAAATGAGATCGGGCTGAACCGTAAAAACATAACAGACAACAGAGTGCACTGCTGTCTGTACTTCATTTCACCTCATGGCCATGG TCTCAAACCGATTGATGTGAACTTTATGAAGGCCCTGGATCAGAAGGTCAACATTGTGCCTGTGCTGGCTAAagcagacagcctcactccaaaagAGATCAGCAATATGAAGGCAAAG ATTTTGACTGAAATTGACAAATTCAAAATCAAGATCTTCCAGGTCCCAGAGTGTGATGCGGAAAATGAAGATCTCTTCAAGCAGCAGACTGCAGAGATAAAG AGAAGTATACCCTTTGCTGTAATTGGTAGTAATACAGTAGCAGAGAGAAACGGCAGGAGAGTTCGAGCCCGTGTCTATCCATGGGGTATTGTAGAAG TTGAGAATCCATCTCACAGTGATTTTGTGCATCTGAGGAACATGTTGATCCGCACACAC ATGCAAGACCTGGAGGATGTGACATGGGAAATGCATTATGAGAATTACCACGCTCAGTGCATCCAGAATATGAATCACAAGGTGGTCCTTGAGAGGAAACACAG TCTGTGTAACCAGCTAAGAGACAGCGCCTCAGACTTTCCTGTGCCTCTGATGCCTGTGGACCGTGAGACTGAACGCCTTATTTGGGAGAAAGATGAAGAG TTGCGGCGAATGCAGGAAGTTCAGGAAAGGATTCAGGAACAGATGCATCATGGACATTAA
- the LOC127941995 gene encoding max-binding protein MNT: MSIDTLLEAARYLEWQAQQQQITREEEEREKALLSREAEQKLSTPIIQSVQVNHVTWVDDMRLPPHHHHQHHPPVPPPPLPPPVPIAVIPIPVVPANPAAPPIQTASSLHTASSMPVVTPLASALSPPAVPLLSPNGKDAHSPPQQQQQHHHLIAHVKAEATNLPPSNNSPKQQPQLQQTQTLLQAYPGPIITAQHPPQQHTLLPQPALAQAQPAPAQGQAGQSPRPNGAVVEDPRNLDGKRRPGGAGTREVHNKLEKNRRAHLKECFETLKKNVPNVDEKKTSNLSVLRSALRYIQTLKRKEKEYEHEMERLAREKIATQQRLAELKNELSQCLDIMEIDRILRQTVQPEDDQVSTSTASEGEDNFDQDVDDDMLSSPPSSSAAKPSAPTPSEPRAAMPPPSILPTHISIQHKPTTSPSAPPSQPQPTVVTPQAIAPAPPSHLVSPPQPTVITHASVSHASVIQAVNHVIPAGPKHLAHIAPSSGGQPIGHITVHPVAHIYPQSVAVSQPTVVGHITHTLAHHPHTHAQINGTPVTGQQATMMGKPTAVVAHHHPGLMGQTVLNPVTMVTVPPFPVSTLKLA, from the exons ATGAGTATCGATACTCTATTGGAAGCAGCCAGGTATTTGGAGTGGCAAGCCCAGCAACAACAGATTACACGTG AGGAAGAGGAGCGAGAGAAGGCCCTGCTGTCCCGTGAGGCTGAGCAGAAGCTCTCTACCCCCATTATCCAGTCTGTCCAAGTTAACCATGTGACCTGGGTCGACGACATGCGGCTACCgccacaccaccaccaccagcaccACCCTccggtcccgccccctcccctccCACCACCTGTTCCCATAGCTGTCATTCCTATCCCAGTGGTCCCTGCCAACCCCGCGGCCCCTCCCATTCAGACTGCTTCGTCCCTTCACACAGCCTCCTCTATGCCAGTGGTCACACCCTTGGCCTCAGCACTGTCCCCACCAGCAGTCCCCCTTCTCAGCCCTAATGGCAAGGATGCCCATTCCCCaccacagcagcagcaacaacatcATCACTTGATCGCACATGTAAAAGCAGAAGCTACCAACTTGCCTCCATCGAATAACAGTCCCAAACAGCAGCCACAACTGCAACAGACGCAGACGCTGCTGCAAGCATATCCAGGCCCCATCATCACAGCCCAGCATCCACCACAGCAACACACCCTCCTGCCCCAGCCAGCACTAGCCCAAGCTCAGCCCGCACCAGCCCAGGGTCAGGCAGGCCAGTCGCCCAGGCCTAACGGAGCTGTTGTGGAAGACCCGCGCAACCTGGATGGCAAAAGGAGACCTGGAGG GGCTGGAACTCGAGAAGTTCACAACAAGCTGGAAAAAAACAG ACGAGCACATCTGAAAGAATGTTTTGAGACTCTCAAGAAGAACGTTCCTAATGTGGATGAAAAGAAAACGTCCAATCTGAGTGTCTTAAGGAGTGCTCTCCGCTACATCCAG ACTTTGAAGCGGAAAGAAAAGGAGTACGAGCATGAGATGGAGCGCTTGGCACGGGAGAAGATCGCCACTCAGCAAAGACTCGCCGAGCTGAAGAATGAGTTGAGCCAGTGTTTAGACATCATGGAGATCGACAGGATACTCCGACAAACTGTCCAACCGGAAGATGATCAGGTCTCCACATCAACCGCATCAG AGGGTGAAGACAACTTTGACCAAGACGTAGATGATGACATGCTCTCCTCCCCACCCTCGTCTTCTGCGGCCAAACCGTCTGCTCCGACCCCATCAGAGCCCCGCGCTGCCATGCCTCCACCCTCCATTCTCCCTACACATATCTCCATACAACACAAACCCACCACGTCACCCTCCGCTCCACCCAGTCAACCCCAGCCCACAGTGGTCACCCCTCAAGCCATCGCCCCTGCGCCCCCTTCCCACCTTGTTTCCCCTCCTCAGCCAACAGTCATCACCCACGCATCCGTATCACATGCGTCCGTCATCCAAGCGGTCAACCACGTCATCCCAGCTGGGCCTAAACATCTGGCGCACATTGCGCCCTCTAGTGGAGGCCAGCCTATCGGACACATCACCGTGCATCCCGTGGCCCACATTTACCCGCAGTCAGTAGCCGTCTCGCAGCCGACGGTGGTGGggcacatcacacacacattgGCGCATCACCCGCACACTCACGCCCAAATTAACGGCACACCAGTTACAGGTCAGCAGGCCACCATGATGGGAAAGCCAACGGCCGTGGTCGCCCACCATCACCCCGGGCTGATGGGCCAGACGGTGCTCAATCCGGTGACTATGGTAACTGTTCCTCCGTTTCCCGTCAGCACACTAAAGCTGGCCTGA